From the Daucus carota subsp. sativus chromosome 8, DH1 v3.0, whole genome shotgun sequence genome, one window contains:
- the LOC135148492 gene encoding uncharacterized protein LOC135148492, with the protein MDLEVVKVIKQCVSEGADANYIRKNILPGFIHNFWTPFIASNPDSYKHIVETTLELANKVGAAEILERIVEGLEDESETYRRMAVETIGKVVDEFGASDIDVPLERLLVYGILSAFIEQDSEDDADVMLNGFCVWCLSDKRAVVRKQGAEAVSRILVVLKECEEERLMGYLGVVLFECCFLREESHEVLASMLGALKAIGNSIDLTSVIPSFRDLVTRLTPLMESRYENENVQDLIADVRDLSFSEQKHKI; encoded by the exons ATGGATTTGGAGGTGGTAAAGGTGATCAAGCAGTGTGTTAGTGAAGGTGCTGATGCTAATTACATTCGTAAAAATATCTTGCCTGgatttattcataatttttggACTCCATTCATAGCTTCGAATCCTGATAGTTATAAACACATTGTGGAGACAACTTTGGAGCTTGCAAACAAAGTCGGAGCTGCTGAAATTTTAGAAAGAATTGTTGAAGGACTAGAAGATGAGAGTGAAACATACAGAAGAATGGCGGTGGAGACAATCGGGAAGGTTGTAGATGAGTTTGGTGCATCGGACATCGATGTTCCCTTGGAGCGCCTTTTGGTTTATGGAATCCTAAGTGCATTCATTGAGCAGGACAGCGAAGATGATGCTGATGTGATGCTTAATGGTTTTTGCGTG TGGTGTTTAAGCGACAAGAGGGCGGTGGTGAGGAAGCAGGGAGCTGAGGCTGTTTCGCGGATTCTAGTGGTCTTGAAAGAGTGTGAGGAGGAGCGGTTGATGGGGTATCTCGGGGTTGTTTTATTTGAGTGTTGTTTTCTGAGGGAAGAAAGCCATGAGGTCTTGGCGTCGATGCTGGGAGCACTGAAAGCAATTGGTAATTCTATTGATTTGACAAGCGTGATCCCATCGTTCAGAGATTTGGTTACACGATTGACACCACTAATGGAGAGTCGGTATGAGAACGAGAACGTTCAGGATTTAATTGCTGATGTGCGGGATTTGAGCTTCTCAGAACAAAAGCACAAGATATAG
- the LOC108197989 gene encoding F-box/LRR-repeat protein At4g14103, whose protein sequence is MSKDVDIISTLPDDLLGRIISLLPTKDAIGTAVLSSRWKNLMDFVPVLDLACHVPTAGFIDTVKKLLPSTSSSANTQVIQNLRLQICECHWCIVPVHVNRWVRSAIERKVVHLDVCLPDFVSGTVANDMILALRIIASDSLQTLNIRGGLGLCMPCSTGSFKNLKTFNLRINNPDKEILANLFCSLPQLEELSVEATFSMIRPGDMNICINIIAPALKQLCLCINQKDYHDVDFKILIDTPMLKYIFLGDDFLAAYLVKSLPCIVIATLAIGMNLYHEDRVFRAIELLRRLSNVKYLSVTSDASAALDWADQDFPILHGVTDLELDDVSLSGFSLIPKFLKSAPNLKNIVVTIQPEVDLTGWSWISPETLPTSLSHLENFEIKEAETISDEPSFVTMIKYIIENAKALKMFTIYGYSIMKF, encoded by the exons ATGAGCAAGGATGTTGATATAATAAGCACTTTGCCAGATGACCTTCTAGGTCGCATCATTTCTCTTCTTCCCACAAAGGATGCAATTGGTACTGCTGTTCTCTCTTCAAGATGgaaaaatctcatggattttgtCCCAGTTCTTGATCTTGCTTGTCACGTTCCTACAGCTGGCTTTATAGATACTGTGAAAAAGTTATTACCAAGTACTAGCAGCTCAGCAAATACTCAAGTTATCCAAAACCTCCGGCTGCAAATATGTGAATGTCATTGGTGCATTGTTCCGGTTCATGTTAATAGATGGGTTCGTTCAGCAATTGAACGTAAAGTGGTTCACCTTGATGTTTGTCTTCCTGACTTCGTTAGTGGCACAGTTGCAAATGATATGATATTAGCTTTGCGTATCATAGCATCTGATTCACTACAGACTCTAAATATCAGGGGAGGGTTGGGTCTATGCATGCCCTGTTCGACAGGATCTTTTAAGAACCTGAAAACATTTAACCTCAGGATAAATAATCCAGATAAGGAGATACTGGCAAACTTGTTCTGTAGTCTTCCTCAACTTGAAGAGTTGTCGGTTGAGGCAACATTTTCAATGATCAGGCCTGGGGATATGAACATCTGCATTAATATCATTGCACCTGCTTTAAAGCAGTTATGCTTATGTATCAATCAAAAAGATTATCACGATGTTGATTTTAAGATACTGATCGATACTCCGAtgcttaaatatatatttctggGAGATGACTTTTTGGCTGCCTACTTGGTCAAGAGCCTACCTTGCATTGTCATAGCGACATTGGCCATAGGGATGAATCTCTATCATGAGGACCGTGTTTTTCGTGCAATTGAGCTTCTCAGGAGACTTTCTAATGTTAAGTATCTTTCAGTTACAAGCGATGCTTCAGCT GCACTGGATTGGGCTGATCAAGATTTTCCCATATTACACGGTGTGACAGACTTGGAATTGGATGATGTGTCTCTTTCTGGCTTCTCACTGATACCAAAGTTTCTCAAGAGTGCaccaaatttgaaaaatattgtcGTAACAATACAG CCGGAAGTCGATCTTACGGGTTGGTCTTGGATTTCACCTGAGACTTTGCCGACTAGCTTGTCACATCTTGAAAACTTTGAGATCAAGGAAGCCGAGACCATCAGCGATGAACCCAGTTTTGTTACCATGATCAAATACATAATTGAGAATGCGAAAGCCCTTAAGATGTTTACAATTTATGGATATAGCATCATGAAGTTCTAG
- the LOC108197994 gene encoding uncharacterized protein LOC108197994 isoform X4 yields MMDKYGLKRPPLSPLSPSSIQRGQRRRIPANESSDGYGSRVCKENQHPNLTAQKSTPGDSVLTVENEYNFVREGCLSHESRNGKNSSHSKPCASLSGTTQDFCTPLQRRLRDVDLSAVTHRTPLARLIEMQSSKQTRTGRFQLPASNILPRSVHDPKASAQHLRNHVHQSIRNDASRTISLIHNHSIDSTSKRKAHNGVDSRSQSGKDDDVTVIVPEPGQLEWFQSDSQRGVRNLMESFNSACTTEAGTSATPGAPPMTGNNSSQTEEGGTSARLDENFDGAEGDEAVQDEGTTILGGSQGNFFSAAKQVYGSFLFCVDHCLL; encoded by the exons ATGATGGACAAGTATGGTTTGAAGCGGCCTCCTCTATCTCCACTGTCACCGTCGTCTATACAACGAG GACAAAGGAGGCGTATTCCTGCTAATGAGTCTAGCGATGGGTATGGAAGCCGGGTTTGCAAAGAGAATCAACACCCAAATCTAACTGCACAAAAAAGTACTCCTGGAG ACAGCGTTCTCACGGTGGAAAATGAGTACAACTTTGTCAGAGAAGGTTGCCTTTCTCATG AATCAAGAAATGGAAAGAATAGCAGTCACAGCAAACCATGTGCGAGCCTGAGTG GTACTACTCAGGATTTTTGCACTCCTTTGCAAAGGAGGTTGCGTGATGTTGATTTATCTG CTGTAACCCATCGAACACCTCTGGCCAGGCTTATCGAGATGCAGTCAAGTAAGCAAACCAGGACTGGCCGTTTTCAACTCCCCGCTTCTAACATCTTGCCACGCTCAGTGCATGATCCAAAGGCAAGTGCACAGCACCTCCGCAACCACGTTCATCAGA GTATTCGCAATGATGCTTCAAGGACAATAAGCCTAATTCATAATCACAGCATTGACAGTACTTCAAAAAGGAAAGCGCATAATGGCGTTGATTCGAGGTCTCAAAGTGGTAAGGATGACGATGTAACAGTGATTGTTCCCGAGCCAGGACAGCTAG AATGGTTTCAGAGTGACTCACAACGTGGAGTCAGGAATCTGATGGAGTCCTTCAACTCAGCATGTACAACCGAAGCCGGAACATCAGCCACACCAGGAGCTCCACCTATGACTGGCAACAATTCATCACAAACAGAAGAAG GCGGAACATCAGCAAGATTGGATGAAAACTTCGATG GAGCCGAAGGTGATGAAGCGGTCCAGGATGAAG